A single Pseudomonas sp. HN11 DNA region contains:
- a CDS encoding AraC family transcriptional regulator has protein sequence MKHHRLEMHDRSMVKDADVFPRAIVAVGATSTSNTWEHEQHAHRKGQLMYTLRGVIYCEIEAGIWIVPPQCALWIPGGTSHAARGSGEAEVYCLLIDPDAACALPAQCCTLAVSGLLHELISKAVSFPLLYDEGGAQGRLISTLLDELAAAPVEALHLPMPQDPRLRRLANSLLAEPGDKATLGQWAVRIGMSERSMTRLLLEELGLSFGRWRRQLHVILSLQRLAKGESVQRVALDLGYENASGFITMFRKAVGQPPARYLADRAGTLNALAPATITLN, from the coding sequence GTCAAGGATGCGGATGTATTCCCCCGCGCCATAGTAGCCGTCGGTGCTACCAGCACCTCGAACACCTGGGAACATGAGCAGCATGCCCACCGCAAGGGTCAGTTGATGTACACACTGCGTGGGGTCATCTATTGCGAGATCGAAGCGGGTATCTGGATCGTGCCGCCGCAATGCGCACTGTGGATTCCCGGCGGTACATCCCACGCGGCACGCGGTTCGGGCGAAGCGGAAGTCTATTGCCTGTTGATCGACCCGGATGCCGCCTGCGCCCTGCCCGCGCAATGTTGCACACTGGCGGTGTCGGGTCTGTTGCATGAGCTGATCAGCAAGGCGGTGAGCTTCCCGCTGCTCTATGACGAAGGCGGAGCCCAGGGCCGCTTGATCAGCACGTTGCTGGATGAACTGGCTGCTGCGCCTGTCGAAGCCTTGCACCTGCCGATGCCCCAGGACCCGCGGCTGCGACGCCTGGCCAACAGCCTGCTGGCCGAACCGGGGGACAAGGCCACCCTCGGCCAATGGGCCGTGCGCATCGGCATGAGTGAACGCAGCATGACGCGCCTGCTGCTGGAGGAACTGGGGTTGAGTTTTGGCCGCTGGCGCCGACAGTTGCATGTGATCTTGTCACTGCAACGGCTGGCAAAAGGTGAGAGTGTGCAACGAGTGGCCCTGGATTTGGGCTATGAGAACGCCAGCGGCTTTATCACCATGTTCCGCAAGGCGGTGGGTCAGCCGCCAGCACGTTATCTGGCGGACCGTGCCGGGACCTTGAACGCCCTCGCGCCGGCAACGATTACACTCAACTGA
- a CDS encoding LLM class flavin-dependent oxidoreductase translates to MSRQIHLSAFLLSGPVVHSHAVWRHPETVGNYLDPEYYARVAKVVEEGLFDFLFFADRLAVGDQMGGSREFALRYGAQDATRLDPLPILSYLVGKTTRLGLGATRSTTYYEPAHIAREFATLDHLSKGRAAWNIVTSMNDSEGRLFGKDKHLQHDLRYDRADEFVEVALKLWNSWGKDALKLDRESGVLADPELIRSVRHQGEWFRVEGPLNIPRTPQGRPVLIQAGSSGRGRRFGARWAEAIFTIHPHLAAMRAFRADVRAQVVQQGREADSCKVLTAVMPFIGGSEAEARAKRDQHNALARPELGLVTLASQLNVDLSPFPLCATLAEIAQSPLIHPAAAEKLLMQGPETTLEQLGRIFASSVRVPQLVGTGAQVADQLAELFEQGGCDGFVISPGYLPGSFTEFVESVIPHLQRKGLFRTAYEGSTLREHLGLADLND, encoded by the coding sequence ATGAGCCGCCAGATTCATTTATCCGCATTCCTGTTGAGTGGGCCGGTGGTGCACAGCCACGCGGTGTGGCGCCATCCGGAAACTGTCGGCAATTACCTAGATCCCGAGTACTACGCTCGTGTGGCCAAGGTAGTGGAGGAGGGGTTGTTCGACTTTCTGTTCTTCGCCGATCGCCTGGCGGTGGGCGACCAGATGGGCGGCTCCCGCGAGTTCGCCTTGCGCTACGGCGCCCAGGACGCCACACGCCTGGACCCGTTGCCGATCCTCTCTTACCTGGTCGGTAAAACCACCAGGCTGGGGCTCGGTGCGACCCGTTCCACCACCTATTACGAACCGGCACACATCGCCCGTGAATTCGCCACCCTCGATCACCTGTCCAAGGGCCGTGCGGCGTGGAATATCGTCACCTCGATGAACGACAGCGAAGGGCGCTTGTTCGGCAAGGACAAGCACCTGCAGCACGATCTGCGTTATGACCGCGCCGATGAGTTTGTCGAAGTCGCACTGAAGCTCTGGAACAGCTGGGGCAAGGACGCGCTGAAGCTGGATCGTGAGAGCGGTGTGCTGGCGGACCCCGAGTTGATCCGTTCAGTGCGGCATCAGGGCGAGTGGTTCCGGGTTGAAGGCCCGTTGAATATTCCGCGCACGCCCCAGGGCCGACCGGTACTGATTCAGGCTGGTTCATCCGGGCGTGGCCGGCGCTTTGGCGCGCGGTGGGCCGAGGCGATTTTCACCATCCACCCGCACTTGGCGGCCATGCGCGCGTTCCGCGCTGACGTGCGTGCGCAGGTGGTGCAGCAAGGCCGTGAGGCTGACAGTTGCAAAGTGCTGACGGCGGTGATGCCGTTCATTGGTGGCAGTGAGGCAGAAGCTCGCGCCAAACGCGACCAGCACAACGCCCTGGCACGGCCGGAGTTGGGGCTGGTGACCTTAGCCTCGCAGTTGAATGTCGACCTGTCGCCATTCCCGCTTTGCGCAACGCTGGCCGAGATCGCCCAGTCGCCACTGATCCACCCGGCCGCCGCTGAAAAGCTCCTGATGCAAGGCCCGGAAACCACCCTTGAACAACTCGGACGCATCTTCGCCAGCAGCGTGCGCGTGCCGCAGCTGGTGGGCACGGGCGCGCAGGTGGCCGACCAGTTGGCTGAGCTGTTCGAACAGGGCGGTTGCGATGGGTTCGTGATTTCACCGGGGTACCTGCCGGGTTCGTTCACCGAGTTTGTCGAGAGCGTGATTCCGCATTTGCAGCGCAAGGGGTTGTTTCGCACGGCGTATGAAGGTTCGACGTTGCGTGAGCATTTGGGGTTGGCTGATCTCAATGACTGA
- a CDS encoding aliphatic sulfonate ABC transporter substrate-binding protein, with amino-acid sequence MTFKKLFGAASLLFAAATVQAEQALDISYQRSSSLWILLKQNGQLEQRLKPLGFTVNWHEFSTGLLSSLNAGSVDLHADVADAFALFTQAADAPLTYYAQENSSPGAQAIIVQDNSPIHSIADLKGKTVAVSKGSGSNFLLVCALKKAGLTLADITPRYLEAPDGGAAFANGSVDAWVIWDPFLATQQLDHHVRVIADGKDGLADYNRFYLATTKFANAHPDVLQVTFDTLRETGQWVKAHPKEAAEILGPLWGNIAPATVERANSRRSYDIIPVKLDNLTEQQRIADTYYAAKLIPKPLKVSAITLWTPKS; translated from the coding sequence ATGACGTTCAAGAAACTTTTCGGTGCCGCCAGTCTGCTATTCGCCGCAGCGACAGTCCAAGCCGAGCAGGCTCTGGATATCAGCTATCAGCGCTCCTCCAGCCTGTGGATCCTGCTCAAGCAAAACGGCCAGTTGGAACAGCGTCTCAAGCCCTTGGGTTTCACCGTCAACTGGCATGAGTTCAGCACCGGCCTGCTCAGTTCCTTGAACGCTGGCAGCGTCGATCTGCACGCGGATGTGGCCGACGCCTTCGCCCTGTTCACCCAGGCCGCCGATGCACCGCTGACCTATTACGCCCAGGAAAACTCATCGCCAGGCGCCCAGGCGATCATCGTCCAGGATAACTCCCCGATCCACAGCATCGCCGACCTCAAGGGCAAGACCGTCGCCGTGTCCAAGGGCTCCGGCAGCAACTTCCTGCTGGTCTGCGCGCTGAAAAAAGCCGGCTTGACCCTGGCCGATATCACCCCGCGTTACCTGGAAGCCCCCGATGGGGGCGCTGCCTTCGCCAATGGCAGCGTGGACGCCTGGGTTATCTGGGACCCGTTCCTCGCCACCCAGCAACTGGATCACCACGTGCGTGTGATCGCCGACGGCAAGGACGGCCTGGCCGACTACAACCGTTTCTACCTGGCGACCACCAAATTCGCCAACGCTCACCCGGACGTGTTGCAAGTGACCTTCGACACCCTGCGCGAGACCGGCCAATGGGTGAAGGCCCACCCGAAGGAAGCCGCCGAAATCCTCGGCCCACTGTGGGGCAACATCGCCCCGGCCACGGTAGAGCGCGCCAATAGCCGCCGTAGCTACGACATCATCCCGGTCAAGCTGGACAACCTCACCGAACAACAACGCATCGCCGACACCTACTACGCCGCCAAGCTGATTCCCAAGCCGTTGAAGGTCAGCGCGATCACCCTGTGGACGCCAAAATCATGA
- a CDS encoding aliphatic sulfonate ABC transporter substrate-binding protein: MSISRSLAAVLGLLALSVAVSADAQETVRIGYQKSSTLITLLKTQGTLEKALEADNINVSWHEFPSGLPLLEALNVGNVDISADVADTVPIFAQAAQAKLTYFAQEAPSPSAQAIVVRKDSPIQQLADLKGKKIAVTKAAGTHYLLIAALAKAGLEFSDITPAYLTPADGRAAFENSKVDAWVTWEPFLTGVQRQLPTRTLADGAGLASYKRYYLTGTPYAKAHPKVLKVVYEQLEKAGKWVKTNPQDAARILGPLWGNLDVATVKAANAHRSYQVQPVTLDQLGEQQKIADAFFEAGLLPKAVDAKDVQTWKP, from the coding sequence ATGTCTATATCTCGTTCCCTCGCCGCAGTACTCGGGTTGTTGGCCCTCTCTGTAGCGGTCAGTGCTGACGCCCAGGAAACCGTACGCATCGGCTACCAGAAATCCTCAACCCTGATCACCTTGCTGAAAACCCAGGGCACCCTGGAAAAAGCCCTCGAGGCCGACAACATCAACGTGAGCTGGCACGAGTTCCCCAGCGGCCTGCCACTGCTCGAAGCGCTGAACGTGGGCAACGTGGACATCAGCGCCGACGTGGCCGACACCGTGCCGATCTTCGCCCAGGCTGCCCAGGCCAAGCTCACCTACTTCGCCCAGGAAGCACCCTCGCCTTCCGCCCAGGCCATCGTGGTGCGCAAGGACTCACCGATCCAACAGTTGGCGGACCTCAAAGGCAAGAAAATCGCCGTGACCAAGGCTGCCGGCACGCACTATTTGCTGATTGCCGCGTTGGCCAAGGCCGGCCTGGAATTTTCAGATATCACACCGGCTTACCTGACACCGGCAGACGGTCGTGCGGCGTTCGAGAACAGCAAGGTGGACGCCTGGGTCACCTGGGAACCTTTTCTGACCGGTGTGCAACGCCAACTGCCGACGCGCACCCTGGCCGACGGCGCAGGTCTGGCCAGTTACAAGCGCTATTACCTGACGGGCACGCCCTACGCCAAGGCGCACCCTAAGGTGTTGAAGGTGGTGTATGAACAGCTGGAAAAGGCCGGAAAATGGGTGAAAACCAACCCGCAAGACGCGGCCAGGATCCTCGGCCCGTTGTGGGGCAATCTGGATGTGGCTACGGTGAAAGCCGCCAATGCACACCGCAGTTATCAGGTGCAGCCGGTGACGCTCGACCAGTTGGGCGAACAGCAAAAGATCGCCGATGCGTTCTTTGAGGCGGGGTTGTTGCCTAAAGCGGTGGATGCCAAGGATGTGCAGACCTGGAAGCCTTGA
- a CDS encoding IS110 family transposase — protein MFSYPAGIDVSKDSLEARVNLIDVGVSCANAEDDFPGLIGWLLLHQVGRVLLEATGGYERKVMKALQAAGLNVICINPRRAKSFSTAMGQQAKTDPIDAKSLAQFAAVLDSPNSRITSPKHDELRALVQQRENFIQQRDDDKRRLKTASCDVVKPALQSHIDYLIKAVNAIDQLIRQSANVLDHEKVERLCSVKGIGLITAASLMAYLPELGEVGKRPIAALAGLAPYNNDSGKHIGARHIRGGRFSARRSLYMACWVVIRDQPEFQARYKALRGKGKCAKVALIACMRVLLIRLNAMLRDRTEWKEHAA, from the coding sequence ATGTTTTCCTATCCAGCAGGCATTGATGTTTCCAAGGACAGCCTTGAGGCTCGAGTTAATCTGATTGACGTTGGGGTAAGTTGCGCTAACGCCGAAGATGATTTCCCTGGGTTGATTGGGTGGCTATTGCTTCACCAGGTCGGTCGCGTGCTGTTGGAGGCCACTGGCGGTTACGAGCGCAAAGTCATGAAGGCGCTCCAGGCTGCGGGCCTCAACGTTATCTGCATCAATCCCCGTCGAGCCAAGAGTTTTTCCACGGCGATGGGCCAACAAGCCAAAACCGACCCGATAGATGCAAAGTCCCTTGCGCAGTTCGCAGCGGTACTCGACTCGCCTAACAGCCGAATCACCAGCCCGAAACATGACGAGTTGCGCGCGTTAGTCCAACAGCGAGAAAACTTTATTCAGCAGAGAGACGATGACAAAAGGCGCCTGAAAACGGCCTCATGTGACGTAGTAAAGCCAGCGTTGCAGAGTCATATCGACTACCTGATCAAAGCTGTGAACGCGATAGACCAGTTGATTCGTCAAAGCGCCAACGTGCTAGACCACGAAAAAGTCGAACGCCTGTGTTCAGTTAAGGGCATCGGGCTCATTACGGCGGCTAGCCTTATGGCATACCTGCCGGAGTTGGGTGAGGTTGGCAAGCGTCCGATCGCGGCCCTAGCGGGCCTCGCGCCGTATAACAACGACAGTGGGAAGCACATAGGCGCGCGTCACATTCGTGGCGGAAGGTTTTCCGCACGTCGCTCGCTATACATGGCCTGCTGGGTAGTCATTCGGGACCAGCCTGAATTCCAGGCCCGCTATAAAGCACTGCGTGGCAAAGGAAAATGCGCAAAAGTTGCGCTAATCGCATGCATGCGTGTTTTGTTAATCCGGCTGAACGCAATGCTGCGTGATAGGACTGAATGGAAAGAACACGCTGCCTAG
- a CDS encoding FGGY family carbohydrate kinase, whose amino-acid sequence MKNDTPLILAIDEGTSNAKAVLVNELGQVIARGSRPLSITHPQPGFSEQDPLLIWHGTLAAIEECLAQVDRPITALAISNQRESVVAWDRRTGEALSPCISWQCRRSAGLCAELHAQGHEALILEKTGLALDPMFSAGKFRWILDHLENGHARAVAGEICLGTVDSWLLWKLSGGQVFATDYSNAARTQLFNLHTCAWDPELLALFKIPLAALAPIQPSAGYFADTVAAGGLPAGIPVMSMIGDSHAALYGQGGFAPGLVKATLGTGSSLMTPMSGPIASTHGLSTTLAWHDGIQPTFGMEGNIVHTGAAVQWASRLVAGESLDALTEQAAQLPDNGGVYFVPALSGLGAPHWKADAGGLICGLSEATSGAHILRASLESIGYQIRDVFEAMQQDIASPLKELWVDGGATRNRWLMQFLANLLQRPVVRSLSPEVSALGAAHLAGRALGVWANDQALGALGRQRERFEPQDDPAMAGRYTEWKKALARTLL is encoded by the coding sequence ATGAAGAACGATACGCCGCTGATCCTGGCGATAGATGAGGGCACCAGCAACGCCAAGGCGGTGTTGGTCAACGAACTCGGCCAAGTGATTGCTCGTGGATCTCGTCCCTTGAGCATCACCCATCCGCAGCCTGGCTTTTCTGAACAGGACCCGCTGCTGATCTGGCACGGCACCCTGGCGGCCATCGAAGAATGCCTGGCCCAGGTGGATCGGCCGATCACCGCATTGGCCATCAGCAACCAGCGTGAATCGGTGGTGGCCTGGGATCGGCGGACGGGTGAGGCGCTGTCGCCGTGCATCAGTTGGCAATGTCGGCGCTCCGCGGGGCTATGTGCCGAGTTGCATGCGCAAGGCCATGAGGCGCTCATTCTGGAAAAAACCGGGCTGGCCCTCGACCCGATGTTTTCCGCCGGCAAATTCCGCTGGATCCTCGACCACCTGGAGAACGGCCACGCCCGCGCCGTTGCGGGTGAGATCTGCCTGGGCACGGTCGATAGCTGGTTGCTGTGGAAGCTCAGCGGCGGCCAGGTGTTTGCCACTGACTATTCCAATGCGGCACGCACGCAACTGTTCAACCTGCATACCTGCGCCTGGGATCCCGAGCTGCTGGCGCTGTTCAAGATTCCGCTTGCCGCACTGGCACCCATCCAGCCCAGTGCTGGGTATTTTGCCGATACCGTCGCCGCCGGCGGCTTGCCTGCGGGCATCCCGGTGATGTCGATGATCGGCGACTCACACGCGGCGCTTTACGGGCAGGGCGGTTTTGCGCCGGGGCTGGTGAAAGCCACGCTGGGCACGGGGTCATCCTTGATGACCCCCATGAGCGGCCCGATTGCCTCCACTCACGGTCTTTCCACTACCCTGGCCTGGCACGACGGCATTCAACCTACCTTCGGCATGGAAGGCAACATCGTCCATACCGGCGCCGCCGTGCAATGGGCCTCACGGCTGGTGGCCGGGGAGTCGCTGGATGCCTTGACCGAACAGGCTGCGCAGTTGCCGGATAACGGTGGCGTGTACTTCGTGCCGGCGTTGTCCGGGCTGGGGGCGCCGCATTGGAAAGCTGACGCAGGTGGGTTGATCTGCGGGCTGAGCGAAGCCACCTCCGGTGCGCATATCCTGCGGGCTTCGCTGGAGTCCATTGGTTATCAGATCCGCGACGTGTTCGAAGCGATGCAGCAGGACATCGCCAGCCCATTGAAGGAACTGTGGGTGGACGGTGGCGCGACGCGCAACCGCTGGCTGATGCAGTTTTTGGCCAACCTGCTGCAACGTCCGGTGGTGCGCAGCCTGTCGCCGGAAGTGTCGGCGCTGGGCGCTGCCCATCTGGCCGGGCGCGCATTGGGGGTGTGGGCGAACGATCAAGCGCTGGGCGCGTTGGGGCGTCAGCGTGAGCGGTTCGAGCCGCAGGACGATCCAGCGATGGCAGGGCGTTACACCGAATGGAAAAAGGCTTTAGCCCGCACACTCCTCTAA
- a CDS encoding transketolase family protein — MASEHLASVMVEAFIAAVDAGLDVVPVVSDSTSTAKIGPFAQRFPERLINVGIAEQSLVSVAAGLALGGKIAATCNAAPFLISRANEQIKVDVCYNQANVKMFGLNAGASYGPLASTHHSLDDISVMRGFGNVQIFAPADAIECRQIVDYALRHEGPVYIRLDGKALPDVHAADYQFKPGQVDILRQGADLSIVALGSVVHEAMDAAALLAQQGIQAQVINLSSIRPLQRDVLLSALRGTDAVITVEEHNINGGVGSLVAEVLAEAGLGIALTRLGIGDGEYAAAGAREPTRALHNIDAAGIVAAATRLR, encoded by the coding sequence ATGGCGAGTGAACATCTGGCGAGCGTGATGGTTGAGGCGTTTATTGCGGCCGTCGATGCTGGGCTCGACGTGGTTCCGGTGGTCAGCGACTCCACCTCCACGGCCAAGATCGGCCCCTTCGCCCAGCGTTTTCCCGAGCGCCTCATCAACGTCGGTATTGCCGAACAATCGCTGGTCAGTGTGGCGGCAGGCCTGGCATTGGGCGGCAAGATCGCCGCTACCTGCAATGCGGCGCCGTTCCTGATTTCGCGGGCCAATGAACAGATCAAAGTCGACGTTTGCTACAACCAGGCCAACGTGAAGATGTTTGGCCTGAATGCCGGCGCCAGTTATGGCCCGTTGGCCAGCACCCACCACAGCCTGGACGATATTTCGGTGATGCGCGGCTTTGGCAATGTGCAGATCTTCGCGCCGGCCGATGCGATTGAGTGCCGTCAGATCGTCGATTACGCGTTGCGCCATGAGGGCCCGGTGTATATCCGTCTCGATGGCAAGGCGTTGCCCGACGTGCATGCAGCTGACTATCAATTCAAACCCGGTCAGGTGGATATCCTGCGCCAGGGTGCGGACCTGAGCATCGTCGCCTTGGGCTCGGTGGTGCATGAGGCAATGGACGCGGCGGCTTTACTGGCGCAGCAGGGCATCCAGGCGCAGGTGATCAACCTGTCGTCCATTCGGCCGCTGCAGCGCGACGTATTACTCAGCGCCTTGAGGGGTACAGACGCGGTGATTACCGTTGAAGAACACAACATCAATGGCGGCGTTGGCAGCCTGGTTGCTGAAGTGCTGGCCGAAGCCGGCCTGGGCATTGCGTTGACCCGACTGGGTATCGGTGATGGCGAATACGCCGCCGCCGGTGCACGGGAACCGACGCGCGCCTTGCATAACATCGACGCGGCTGGGATTGTGGCGGCTGCCACTCGTTTGCGGTGA
- a CDS encoding transketolase, with the protein MNAFQYDAHQIQEQARLIRRHVIRLNADSPAGGHTGADLSETDILATLYFRILNTGPERTEDPERDIYIQSKGHGVGGLYCCLAQAGYIPTEWLPTYQHFNSHLPGHPVRQKTPGIELNTGALGHGLPVAVGLALAAKMSGSKKRIYVLTGDGELAEGSNWEAAMAAAKYGLDNLFVIVDKNKLQLAGLTAEIMPLDPLDVKWAAFGFRVSECDGNDVGQLIDALEGMQAKTGAPQVLIAHTIKGKGVSFIEARPEWHHRVPKGDEINAALEELSHGE; encoded by the coding sequence ATGAATGCCTTCCAGTACGACGCCCACCAGATCCAAGAACAGGCCCGCCTGATCCGGCGCCACGTGATCCGCCTGAATGCCGACTCACCGGCCGGCGGCCACACCGGGGCCGATCTGTCGGAAACCGACATCCTGGCCACCCTGTATTTCCGCATTCTCAATACCGGACCGGAACGCACTGAAGACCCTGAGCGCGATATCTATATCCAGAGCAAGGGCCACGGTGTCGGCGGTTTGTATTGCTGCCTGGCCCAGGCGGGCTACATCCCCACTGAGTGGCTGCCGACTTATCAGCATTTCAATTCTCATTTGCCCGGTCACCCCGTGCGCCAGAAAACCCCCGGCATCGAACTCAACACCGGCGCCCTTGGCCACGGTTTGCCGGTGGCGGTGGGGCTGGCGCTGGCGGCGAAGATGTCCGGCAGCAAAAAGCGCATTTATGTACTGACCGGTGACGGTGAACTGGCTGAAGGCTCCAACTGGGAAGCGGCGATGGCTGCGGCCAAGTACGGCCTGGATAACCTGTTTGTGATTGTCGACAAGAACAAACTGCAGTTGGCGGGGCTGACGGCCGAGATCATGCCGCTGGACCCGCTGGACGTGAAATGGGCCGCCTTCGGCTTCCGCGTCAGCGAATGCGATGGCAACGATGTGGGCCAGTTGATCGACGCCCTGGAAGGTATGCAGGCCAAGACCGGCGCGCCCCAGGTGTTGATCGCGCACACCATCAAAGGCAAGGGCGTGTCATTTATCGAAGCCCGCCCCGAATGGCACCACCGCGTGCCCAAGGGTGATGAAATCAACGCAGCACTGGAGGAGTTGAGTCATGGCGAGTGA
- a CDS encoding ABC transporter permease — protein MDAKATVQHPAELKPPHRPRLVKLLPSNIGGPLIGLVLLVLVFSFSSEFFFSLRNGLNILDQVTVLGILAIGMTAVIVIGGIDLSVGSVLAFSMMMLGWLYQDQAVPLGFAIPISIATGMLAGLVSGGLITYAKLPPFIATLTMMSVARGLANILTEGRQIVGYPEWFTSLATVRHFGFLSATVGLFLVMLLVAWVFLRFRAGGRNLYAMGGSPEVARLSGIKVRAITLWVYAISGALAGIAAVTLAARLDSSQPSAGLSLELDAIAAVVIGGASLNGGVGSIGGTLVGVLIIGVLRNGLNLLGVSPFIQQVVIGVVIALAVTIDTLRRRSSTAR, from the coding sequence GTGGACGCCAAAGCTACTGTCCAGCATCCGGCCGAACTCAAGCCGCCCCACCGCCCACGGTTGGTGAAACTGCTCCCCAGCAACATCGGCGGCCCGCTGATCGGGCTGGTGCTGCTGGTACTGGTCTTCTCCTTCAGTTCCGAATTCTTCTTTTCCTTGCGCAATGGCCTGAACATCCTGGATCAGGTCACAGTGCTGGGCATCCTGGCGATCGGCATGACCGCCGTGATCGTGATCGGCGGCATCGACCTTTCAGTAGGGTCGGTACTCGCGTTTTCGATGATGATGCTCGGCTGGCTCTACCAGGATCAGGCCGTACCACTGGGCTTTGCGATTCCCATCTCGATCGCCACCGGCATGCTCGCCGGGCTGGTGTCCGGCGGGTTGATCACTTACGCAAAGCTGCCGCCGTTCATTGCCACGCTGACCATGATGTCGGTGGCCCGCGGCCTGGCGAATATCCTCACCGAAGGTCGGCAGATCGTCGGCTACCCGGAGTGGTTCACCAGCCTGGCCACGGTGCGGCATTTCGGTTTCCTCTCGGCAACCGTCGGGCTGTTCCTGGTGATGCTGCTGGTCGCCTGGGTGTTCCTGCGCTTCCGTGCCGGTGGCCGCAACCTGTATGCCATGGGCGGCAGTCCTGAAGTGGCGCGGCTGTCAGGCATCAAGGTGCGAGCGATCACGCTGTGGGTGTACGCCATCAGCGGCGCCCTCGCCGGTATCGCCGCCGTGACCCTGGCCGCGCGCCTCGACTCCTCCCAACCCAGCGCCGGCCTGAGCCTGGAACTGGACGCCATCGCCGCCGTGGTAATTGGCGGCGCCAGCCTCAACGGCGGCGTCGGCAGCATCGGTGGCACCCTGGTCGGCGTGCTGATCATTGGCGTGTTGCGCAATGGTCTGAACCTGCTGGGCGTTTCGCCCTTTATCCAACAAGTGGTGATCGGCGTGGTCATCGCCCTCGCGGTCACCATCGACACCCTGCGACGCCGCTCCAGCACTGCCCGTTAA
- a CDS encoding sugar ABC transporter substrate-binding protein: protein MFSPKKLLLATALAAATLTAAGTTWAKDLTIGLAVANLQADFFNQIKQSVEAEGKAKGIKVITVDAQGNSSTQVSQIEDLITRQIDVLIYIPAGATAAGVPVKAAKAAGIPVIAVDRNAPDAPGDTFIASDSVAGAKTLAEYVGKITDGKGRIAILQGQLGTTPENDRAKGFEEGLKAFPDLKVVAQQPAEWAQDKGFAVAQDLLQRDPNITVFFGRADAMALGAAQAVKVGNLDHKVVVVGFDGDVAGLKAVQSGVLDATMTQQTQKMGRLAVASAIDLKAGKDVPKEQLLPTVLTTKDNVAPFLQQHP from the coding sequence ATGTTCAGCCCCAAGAAACTGCTGTTGGCCACCGCTCTCGCCGCTGCCACCCTTACCGCTGCCGGCACCACCTGGGCCAAGGACCTGACCATTGGCCTGGCCGTAGCCAACCTGCAGGCCGACTTCTTCAACCAGATCAAACAATCGGTGGAAGCCGAGGGCAAGGCCAAGGGGATCAAAGTGATCACCGTGGACGCCCAGGGCAACTCCTCCACCCAGGTCAGCCAGATTGAAGACCTGATCACCCGTCAGATCGACGTGCTGATCTACATCCCCGCCGGTGCGACCGCCGCCGGTGTGCCGGTGAAAGCCGCCAAGGCCGCCGGCATTCCGGTGATCGCCGTCGACCGCAACGCCCCCGACGCACCCGGCGATACCTTTATCGCCAGTGACAGCGTGGCCGGTGCCAAGACCCTGGCCGAATACGTCGGCAAGATCACCGACGGCAAAGGTCGCATCGCCATCCTGCAAGGCCAGCTCGGCACTACCCCTGAAAACGATAGAGCCAAGGGTTTCGAAGAAGGGTTGAAAGCCTTCCCGGACCTCAAGGTGGTCGCCCAGCAACCGGCCGAATGGGCCCAGGACAAAGGCTTCGCCGTGGCCCAGGACTTGCTCCAGCGTGACCCGAACATCACCGTGTTCTTCGGCCGGGCCGACGCCATGGCGCTCGGCGCTGCGCAGGCGGTGAAGGTCGGCAACCTGGATCACAAGGTCGTGGTGGTCGGTTTTGACGGTGACGTCGCCGGGCTCAAGGCCGTGCAAAGTGGCGTGCTCGACGCAACCATGACCCAGCAGACGCAAAAAATGGGACGCCTGGCCGTGGCCTCGGCCATTGACCTCAAAGCCGGCAAAGACGTGCCCAAGGAACAACTGCTGCCCACCGTGCTGACCACCAAAGACAATGTCGCGCCGTTCCTGCAACAGCACCCGTAA